Genomic DNA from Deltaproteobacteria bacterium:
CTGGTGCAGGGCCCCTGCAATCGCTTTAAAAAGGCGATTTTCAAATACGTCTTTGAAATATCCTTGGTTTGCACAAAACGATTCCAATGGACATGGCCACAGATTCAAAGATGCCATTTTTATGCATCCTATATGACGTACCGAAAATATTCAAGGGATCAATGTCCCGCGCCCCTCCGCGGGATCACAAGTCGGAACGAACCGGCAGAGACCTCCAATCTCCACAAAAACGAACAAATCGTTGCTCAGGTGTTTTTAATCCGGAGGGAAAGGACTTATGCGGGCGGCGGGCGAGAGTAGGGAATATCGCTCCAATTGATGCAAATGAAACCGACCGGCATGTTGGAAAGTCAGTTGAAGGGTCACAGGAAGGCGTCACTCTGAAACATGGCCAAGACTGCCGATATCGGCTTCAGCGGGTGTTTGAGGCCGGGAAACGCCATGGTCCCGCCGAAGCCTATGGTGACGGAGCGGCCAAATGGGTTGGGGATCCTTGGCCGGCTCCGTCATTTTTCTATTTGCCCTTCAGCTGCTTCAATTCGTCATCGGTTCTGCAGATCTCTTCTCCCTGAACAGCATAAAAGCTCTTGGGCATGGAGAATCCGTATTCCTCATTGAAGGTGGTCTGCCCCCAGAGGCAGTCCTCGACAACTGAGTGATCCTCGGGCCGTATGATCTTCCAGCCTTCGGGCGTTTCAAAGGCAAGCGGCTCTCTGTCTACCGCCTTGATGATGGCCTCGGTATCGGTGGTGCCTGCACGTTCGACAGCCGCCTTGATAAAGTAAACGCCGGCATAGGTTTCTCCAGCCATGTAGTCAGGATATTCTTTATAACGGTCCTGATAGGCTTTCACAAAATTCCGGTTCATGGAGGAATCGGGTGTGGGAAAGAAGTATCGGGACGATACATAAATGCCTTCAGGCATCTCTTTTCCCATAGGGACCAGCACCTCCAATGCGCCTGCGCAGGGAAATGCGAAGCCCACCTCCTTGAAGAGGCCGGTGGGCAGGGCCTGCCTTATGAAGGTAACGGCGTCTCCACCCCACAACGGAGACCAGACCATGTCCGGTTTGGCTTCCTGAATCTGCTTAATGTATGAGGAGTAGTCATCTGCCAGAAACTTGGGAAACAGCTCCCCAACGATTTCCACATCGGGACGAAGCTCCTTGAGCTTTGTTTTGAACATCTCCCACGAAGAGTGGCCGTAAGAGTAGTCCGGGCCGATGCACATATACCGTTTATAGGATTTGGATGCCAGCAGATAAGCACCTGAGCGGGAGTGCATCATGGCATTGCTGAGGGTGCTGTATATGTAGGGATGCAGCTTAGCCCCGGTCAGGGCGTCGTCCGCCGCCTGAGTGGCGATCAGGATCTTTTTGTTTTCCTTGGCAAATTCGGTAAGGGCGATGGCCAGGCCGCTGGAGGTGGGCCCCATGAGAAAGTCCACCTTGTCTTCGTTCACGAATTTTTTGGCGATTTCCAGCATCACATCTTTTTTGAGTTTGGTATCTTCAACCTTGGCTTCCAGTTTCCTGCCCAGAATACCGCCGGTTGCGTTGATCTCGTCAACCGCCAGTTGAATGGCCTGCTTAGCGTGCTGGCCGTAGCCTCCTACCTTGCCCGTACAGATAAACATGGCGCCTATCTTGATGGGCGGGCCCTCGGCCAGGGCAGTGCCGAAGGCAACCGGCAGGGCCAGGGAAATGATGCAAATCGCGATGATCCAACTCCTTTTTTTCATGATGATCTCCTTTTCCAGTATTTTATCATTGAATGTGTGGGGCAGCCGGCCAATCCCCCACGCCTGAGTGCAGCCTTTGACGCGAACAGCAGGAGCTGTTCACCCGAACCCGGTCGAAGGCCCTGCTTCTGATTTCACCTCCTTTTCTGATGTGCCGTCAATGGATGGATATCCTGCTATCCTCCAGGTTGTGCCGACGCAGTCTTTTGAACCGGCGGTGAGTCATCAACACATCCCAAGGAGAGAACGTCGCCATCCTTGTTCGCTTTCCCGGTCCAGACCGGTGGAGATATGCCGCTATCGAAGGGCATTTGCAGCATTATTGAATTGCTGACCGGAGCTTACCTCTGGATCTTGAAAAGAGATATGGCCTTATGGGAGAGCCGGCACCAGATGCCTTTTTTTTGGAGCAGCCTTTAGAGACAATGGCAAAATACATGCCAGGGAGGGAAATGTATTTTCGGGAAATGAAAGGGATTCCTAACAGCTTAGATTTTCAAGAAAAGATATAGGAAACGGCGGACATGCGCTGAGGAAGCGGGCATCCAAACGCCGAAAAGAACTTTCAATCCCGGAAAGATTCTTTCATCCGGCAGGTGCAAAGCCTTTGCCTGGCGATAAGTGTTCGAGTCCATGGCTTCCGTATGAGTCCGCAGGTCACCGGGAGCTGGAGCGAATCGGCAAAAGAAGCCGCTGAGACTTTAAACACAATTGAAATTGATGTATGATATAATTTGAGGCTGTAAGGTCGGGGGTCGCCATGCCCTAATCCTATTGCATAAAGTTGAAAAGATAAATGCTGGCCGTCCCTGCTTTGCCAGCATTTTCGACCGGCAGATAGATGCCGAAAATGACGCTGGATTCCGGAAATTATGGAAGGCACGAAATGGTAATCGCATATTATCTTTAAAGAATCACCAGAGCTGAATATTGAAAGGAGGTCTCAATGAAAACCCGAAAATGCGTGATAGGTCTCATCGGTGTTGTTTTTCTCCTGCTCAACGCGCCTATGATCCGGGCCAATGAATCCTCGGTCGAGATACAGGCGCCCAATCAGGCGGTTCAGGGATCCGAGGTGGTGATCACACTGCGGGTAAGTCACAGCGCAAATAATTTTCTCCATTATACCGACTGGGTAAGCGTAAAGGTCAATGGAGAGGAAATCGCCCGCTGGGAGTATTCCCCCATGAACCGTCCCGAGGATGAGGCCTTTACCAGGGAGGTAAAGGTCACTGTGGATAAGGACCTGGAGGTTGAAGCCCAGGCAAGCTGCAATATCCACGGGAGTGCAGGCATCAGCAAGAGGATCATTTTCGTTAAATGAAAGGAAAGCCTTCCCTTCGGAGGTGACAAAGTAATGAAGGTTGCAGCGATATCTTCTCTTTTGGTATTCCATCCATCAGAGCGATGATACCGACCAGATAGTATAGAATGTTGTCCGAGAAGGCAGAGAGGGAGAACTTTCACGGGAGCTAAATGTACTTGGTGTATTGAAGATAACGCATTATCCGGGAAAGAGAATCACGAATTCGAGGCCCTTTTCCGAGTTCAAGGCGCAAATACGGCCCTGGTTTTGCTCGATAATCTTCTTGGCGATGGCCAGACCCAGGCCAGTTCCTCTTTCTTGAACGCCCTCCACCCGGTAGAAGGGTTCGAAGAGTCTCTCCAGTTCGCTATCGGAAAGCTTCCGGTAGGTGTTGGTGATACTGAGCCTCCAATGATCGGCATCCTCGGCCAAGCAGATGGCCACCTCCCCCCCTTTGGAAGCAAACTTGACGGCGTTATCCAGAAGGTTGGACAAGGCGGAGTAAAGACTCTCCCTCTCCCCGTAAACCAGTGCGTTTGAGGGGAGTTCCGCCCGCAGCACCACCCTCTTTTCGTTTATGGCCGTTTCAAAACGGTGGAGCAGTTCTCTGATCAGCGCCGGCAGATTCAACGACACCCTCTCAAATGACCTTTCGTGAATGTCCAGCTTGGAAAACTCCAGTATCCTGCCGATGAGGCGGTCCAGCTCCTCGATGTCCTCAAGGATCGCGTTCAGGTGTCTTTCCACACTTTTTGAATCGCCCTTTTTCAATTTTTCCCCTATGATTTCTTGTGCCACCCGGATCCGGGCCAGGGGGCTTCGCAATTCGTGGGAGACATTGGCCGTGAGTTCTTTTCCGCCCCGTATCATCCGTTCAAGCCTTTCCGCCATGACATTGAAGGTTCGACCCAGTTGACCGATCTCGTCTTTGCCGCTGAGGGAAGACCGGT
This window encodes:
- a CDS encoding ABC transporter substrate-binding protein, producing the protein MKKRSWIIAICIISLALPVAFGTALAEGPPIKIGAMFICTGKVGGYGQHAKQAIQLAVDEINATGGILGRKLEAKVEDTKLKKDVMLEIAKKFVNEDKVDFLMGPTSSGLAIALTEFAKENKKILIATQAADDALTGAKLHPYIYSTLSNAMMHSRSGAYLLASKSYKRYMCIGPDYSYGHSSWEMFKTKLKELRPDVEIVGELFPKFLADDYSSYIKQIQEAKPDMVWSPLWGGDAVTFIRQALPTGLFKEVGFAFPCAGALEVLVPMGKEMPEGIYVSSRYFFPTPDSSMNRNFVKAYQDRYKEYPDYMAGETYAGVYFIKAAVERAGTTDTEAIIKAVDREPLAFETPEGWKIIRPEDHSVVEDCLWGQTTFNEEYGFSMPKSFYAVQGEEICRTDDELKQLKGK
- a CDS encoding HAMP domain-containing histidine kinase, coding for MKISRLYTKIFLSFLGILVITEALIFVLFVHFAGKQFRDHFEQQMQSQATLVKAFVEDKIRSEPLLSPSQNQALKDLILRMGEIYSARFWLTGPDGGALARSFDVGIPKDVEERFVRGRGLNMGPYKVYKDFRKGGGFYVLIPIRMGDGQTGVLHALFQPIDTRPHKRGFALGLVVIGVIIALLVVPVSRQITRPLNRLRQSAVRISEGDLSHRSSLSGKDEIGQLGRTFNVMAERLERMIRGGKELTANVSHELRSPLARIRVAQEIIGEKLKKGDSKSVERHLNAILEDIEELDRLIGRILEFSKLDIHERSFERVSLNLPALIRELLHRFETAINEKRVVLRAELPSNALVYGERESLYSALSNLLDNAVKFASKGGEVAICLAEDADHWRLSITNTYRKLSDSELERLFEPFYRVEGVQERGTGLGLAIAKKIIEQNQGRICALNSEKGLEFVILFPG